A region of the Vibrio tubiashii genome:
ATCAACTAGATTCTGAAACTTTTTTCCGTTTTTAAGGTTATCTACAACAAGTATGTCGTTAATGCCTTTTTCATTGAGTGCTTTGATTATGTTGCTGCCAATCATGCCAGCGCCGCCAGTTACGATGATCATAACTTTTCCTTTTAAAGTTGTACTCGGGCATTCTAACAAGATTGCTCTACGGATAACATATCTAATAACTTATGTTCTGAACACAATGCCCAAAGCTCGCATACATATTCTGTATCATGTAAAATCAGACGTTATATTCTAATAGTCGGCCCAGTCTTATATGTAATGTATAGTATATGTTTTTGGTTCCGAATGAAGTAATGAGGAAAATTAGTGAAGATTTTAGTAACAGGTGGCGCTGGTTTTATTGGTTCAGCAGTTGTGCGTCACATAATTGAAAACACTAACGATAGCGTTGTGAACGTTGACTGCTTAACCTACGCTGGTAACTTAGAGTCTTTAGCTAGCGTAGAAAACAATGAGCGATATGTTTTTGAGCGAGTGAATATTTGCGATAGAGCAGAGCTTGATCGAGTTTTCTCTGAACATAACCCAGATGCAGTAATGCATTTAGCGGCAGAGTCCCATGTTGACCGATCTATTACCGGACCAGCCGCTTTTATTGAAACTAATGTAGTCGGTACTTATACATTACTTGAAGCTACTCGTGCTTATTGGAACGTTTTAAGCTCAGATGCAAAGCAATCTTTTCGTTTTCACCACATTTCTACCGATGAAGTGTATGGTGATCTTATGCACCCCGATGAGGTTGACTCTGGAACAGAGTTACCTATGTTCTTAGAGGCAACACCATATGCTCCATCAAGCCCGTATTCAGCTTCGAAAGCATCGAGCGATCACCTTGTTCGAGCATGGTTACGTACATATGGTCTTCCTACAATTGTTACAAATTGCTCAAATAATTATGGACCATATCATTTTCCTGAAAAGCTAATCCCACTTGTTATCTTAAATGCTTTAGAAGGCAAAGAGTTACCGATTTATGGTAAAGGTGATCAGATTAGAGATTGGCTATTTGTTGAAGATCACGCACGGGCTCTTTATAAAGTAGTGACTGAAGGGTGTATTGGTGAAACTTACAACATCGGGGGGCATAACGAAAAACGAAACCTCGAAGTTGTTGAAACTATTTGCTCTATCTTGGATGTTTTAGTGCCGAAAGATTCGCCTTATGCTGAACAAATAACCTATGTACAAGATCGCCCAGGGCATGATCGTCGCTATGCGATTGATTCTTCAAAGATGCAACAAGAGTTGGGTTGGACTCCAGTAGAAACATTTGAAACGGGCCTTAACAAAACTGTTCAGTGGTATTTGGAAAATCAAAAGTGGTGTCAGAATGTTCAGGATGGCAGCTATCAACGTGAACGCTTAGGAGTGGAGTAAAGGTATGAAAGGTATTGTATTAGCTGGTGGTTCAGGCACGCGTTTGTATCCTTTAACTCGAGGTGTTTCTAAGCAACTTTTACCGATTTATGATAAGCCAATGGTGTTTTATCCGATATCTACGTTAATGTTAGCGGGTATTAAAGATATTCTAGTCATTACCACGCCGGAAGATAACGAAGGTTTTAAACGATTATTGGGTGACGGTTCTGATTTTGGTATCAATCTAGAGTATGCCATTCAGCCAAGTCCAGATGGTCTTGCTCAAGCTTTTATTATCGGTGAGAAGTTTATTGGTGATGACTCAGTCTGTTTGGTTCTTGGAGATAATATTTTTTACGGACAGCACTTCTCAGAATCCTTGCAATCAGCCTCTCAAAACGATTTTGGTTCAACGGTGTTTGGGTATCAAGTCAAAGATCCTGAGCGTTTTGGCGTTGTTGAATTTGACAACAATATGAAAGCTGTGTCTATTGAAGAAAAGCCAACAGAACCAAAATCAAACTATGCAGTTACTGGACTTTATTTTTACGATAATCGTGTAGTGAACTTTGCGAAACAGGTTGAGCCCTCAGAACGTGGGGAGTTGGAAATTACGTCAATTAATGAGATGTACCTAAAAGATGGATCATTGAATGTTGAATTACTTGGGCGAGGCTTCGCGTGGCTTGATACCGGTACACATGAAAGCTTGCATGAAGCGTCTTCTTTCGTGCAAACCATCGAGCATGTTCAGGGGTTAAAAGTAGCCTGTTTAGAAGAAATTGCGTGGCGCCAAGGTTGGTTGAGTGACTCGCAGATAGAAAAATTAGCTAAGCCGATGTTAAAGAATGATTATGGCCAGTATCTCATGTCATTACTAGAAGGAAAGTAATCTGATGAAAATAATGATCACTGGTTGTAATGGTCAGGTTGGTACCTGTCTAGTAGAGCAGCTTAAGGGTAAAGCAGAGTTATTGGCTGTTGACTATAAAGATCTCGACATAACTCAACAGGAAGCAGTTATGGAGAGTGTCACGCAATTTAATCCTGATTTTATTATCAATGCTGCAGCGCATACTGCGGTCGATAAAGCAGAAGAAGAAATCGAGTCTTCCTATGCAATTAACCGTGATGGTCCAAAATATCTAGCGGAAGCTGCCCAGCAATGCGGAGCTGTTATGCTGCATATCTCCACAGATTATGTGTTTGATGGCCAAGGAGAGAAGGCTTATAGAGAATCGGATATGACTGGGCCACAAGGTATTTATGGTGAGAGTAAACTTGCAGGCGAGAAAGCTGTAGCTGAAGTCTGTGAGAAATATTTAATTTTGCGTACAGCATGGGTATTTGGTGAGAGCGGTAACAATTTCGTTAAAACAATGTTACGGCTAGCTGAGAGTCGCAGTGAACTGAGTGTTGTTGGTGACCAATTTGGGGGACCGACTTATGCGGGCGATATTGCATCTGCATTAATTAAAATGGCCGAAGTGGTGGACTCAGGGTCTAAAGTCGACTGGGGTATTTATCATTTTTCTGGCATGCCATATGCTAGCTGGTTTGAGTTCGCTAAGGAAATTTTCACAATTGCGCAAACACAAGGGGTTATAGAAAAACAGCCTAGTTTGCTATCTATCCCTACATCTGCTTACCCAACCCCAGCTAAGCGTCCTGCGAATTCACGTATGGATTGTGGTAAAATAGCACAGCAGTTTGATATTAAGCCAAGTGATTGGCAACAAGCTCTACAAAGTATTTCAGATTATAAGTAGTTATTATGAAAGTTATTGACACCAATATACCCGATGTGAAAATTATTGAACCAGCAGTCTTCGGTGATGATCGCGGATTTTTTATGGAAACGTGGCAACAGAAAAAGTTTGAAGAGCTAGTAACAGGCAAACCGACTCATTTTGTGCAAGACAATCACTCAAAATCGAAGAAGGGAATTTTACGTGGTTTACACTATCAAACAGAAAACACTCAAGGAAAGCTAGTAAGGGTTGTGAGTGGTGAAGTTTTTGATGTGGCCGTGGATGTTAGGAAAGACTCCCCGACTTTTGGTCAATGGGTTGGAGTCTATTTATCGGAAGAAAACAAAAGACAACTATGGGTTCCTGAAGGTTTTGCTCACGGATTTTATGTAACAAGTGAGGAGGCTGAGTTTGTGTATAAGTGTACCGACTACTACAACAACTCAGCGGAACACTCTATTTTGTGGAATGATAAAGAGTTAGCTATTACTTGGCCAATAAGCGAGAATGAGCAGCCTATTCTGTCAGCTAAAGATAGTATTGGTAATGTCTTTTTGGAAGCAGCTTACTTGTAATTGGTGTTATTCATGAGAGACGTAGTAAGAGATACAGATCAAAGCTTGCGTAATGGTTTTTTTTCTAAGTATATGAATAGGTGGCACTCTCATACTGGAAAAGATGATATTCAAGTTGGTATTTTTTCATACCATGTTTGGACAACATTGGGTTGGCATGACATAAAACAACGCTATAGACGTTCGGTGTTAGGGCCTTTTTGGTTCACGTTAAGCACATTGATAATGGTTGGTGTACTAGGAGTATTATACTCAACCTTATTAAACCAAGAGATAAAAGACTATTTACCTTATCTGGGGGTAGGCTTAGTAGTTTGGCAATATATTAGTACTTGCTTCAATGAAGGCAGTAATACGTTTATATCCTATGGCTTTATTATGAAGCAAGCAAGGATGCCTATTACGACTCATGTTATGAGAGTGGTATGGAGGAACTTCATTATTCTTCTCCATAGCCTACCTGTAGTAATCTTTTTAATGATTGCATTTGGTCATAATTTAACTATAGATTTTTTGTGGGTTGTACCAGGTTTGATTGTAGTATTACTTAATACAGTTTGGATTAGTATTGTTTTAAGTATTTTATGCGCTAGGTTTAGAGATATATTGCCTATTGTTGCTAATATTATACAGGTGGCATTTTTCTTTACTCCTATTATGTGGTCTAAAGACCTGCTTAAAGACCGATCTTGGGCTGCTGATATTAATCCATTCCACCATATGATAGAAATAGTCAGAGCACCAATTTTAGGTTCTGAATTAGAATTACTCTCATGGGTATTTGCTATTGTTACAATGGTTGTCGGTTTTTTATTCGCTCATTACTTGATGGTTAAATGTCGAGACCGAGTTCCATACTGGTTATAGAGAGATATCTATGAGTGTTAATCTTACAGCAGAAAATCTAACAGTAGAGTTCCCTATTTATGAGAACTCTCATCGTTCTTTGAAAAAAAAGGTTATAAATATGACTACTGGAGGCAAGATTGGCAGTGATGCTGGTAAGCATCCAGTAGTAAGGGCACTGGATGGTTTAAACTTTAATATAAAAGAAGGCGACCGTGTTGGGTTAGTTGGTCACAATGGGTCAGGTAAGACTACGTTGCTCCGTGTTCTCAATGGTGTTTATTCACCAGTACAGGGCAGCCTAAAGGCTACTGGCCGAATAGCATCATTGCTCGATGTTTCTATGGGATTAGACCCCGATGCAACAGGTTTTGAGAACATATTTATTAAGGGATTAATGGATGGTCTTTCCCCTGATGTTATCAAAGGGAAAATAGATGAAATTGCAGATTTTACCGAGTTGGGAGAATACCTAAACTTACCAGTTAAAACATATTCCAGTGGTATGATGCTTCGTTTGGCATTTTCAATATCAACTAGTGTTGAAGCGGATATAATTATCATGGATGAGTGGTTGAGTGTTGGTGATGCAGCATTTAACCAAAAAGCTTCTGAGCGTCTAACCTCACTTATAGATAAATCATCGATTTTGGTGATTGCTTCTCATGATCCAAATTTGATCGAAAATGTATGTAATAGAAAAATACATATGGAACATGGAAAAATAATTTCTGATGAGAGAGTTTAGAGTCTATTCCAAATATAGGTCATCAAATGAAGAGAGATAGCTTTATATTAAAAGCTTCGGAATATGGGTTTTCTAGACCTCCATTAAGTTTCTTAAAAGGTATGGCAAGTGCGTATTTGGCTTATCCAATAGCAGAGAAATTGGAAAAAAGGAATGTTACGAAAAAGCTAAGAGAAATGGAGTGTTATTACAAACTGTCTTTTATCGAAAGAGAGAGCATTCTTAGAAAGAATTTATTTAATACTCTAAGCTTTGCAAAAGAAAATGTTCCATATTATAGAGACTTATTCAAAAAAGTTTCATTTTGCCCTGAAAGTATCAATAAAGATATCAAGTATTTAAACGATGTTCCGTTTTTAACTAAAGATATAATCAGAGAGCAAGGGCCGCGACTTTTATCTAACCCTCTAGAGCAGATTAGACACCACGTTTGTAAAACAGGCGGTTCTACAGGTTTGTCATGTTTTATATACTATGATCAATATGCGGCAGACTATTCTTCAGCAGTAACGCTCTTTTCGAGAGCTAGTATTGGCAACACAAAATCTAAATCTGAATTACACTTTGCTTGTAGGTTTCTCGGTGAAGAGCAGCCTGACTGGCCAAATAGGGAGGATTTCAAGTGTTTTGCAATGAACCGAAGCAATATTTTCTTTTCTTCGCTAGACGAAATTGGCTTAGACGAAATTATTCGAACTTTGAAGAATAGAAGGCCGCACTTAATCCACGCGCACCCCTCAACTATATATTCTTTAGCTTGCTACATTGAAAGAAAACACAAGAGTATGCACCTTTTCGATGTATTTGAATCTAGTGGTGAACTACTAGAAGATTATATGCGAGATAAAATTCAGAAAGTTTTATGCTGTAAAGTGATCAATAGGTATGGGCTGGCTGAATTAGGGGTGATGGCTTATCAGTTTGAGGGGCGCTCTGATATGTTTGTTTATGATTCCGAGGGATACCCTGAAAGTTTTAGGCACGACAATAACCGAAATGAGCTTGTATTTACAGGTTTTCGTAATAGATTAATGCCTTTAATTAGGTATAGGACGGGAGATCTTGCTACCGTAGAAAAGAGGCCTGATGGTTTTTATTTGGCTAATGTAACCGGGCGCATTCACGATGTAGTTATACTTAATGGTAAAGAGTTTCCAACTCATCATATTCAGGATGTTTTAGATCATAGAGTTGGTGGAATTCAAGAGTTTCAGATCGATACGCGAAGCGCAAAACCAATTCTTCGATTAGTGCTGGAATTGACAGCTAACCGAGATGAAACCAAAGCTAAAATAGAGCATTATTGGCCAAACGCTTTTGATATTCAGTTTGTAGGCCATGATGACTTTATTCGTGTCGGACATCGCTCCAAATTCAGACATGTGGTTGATAGATGATAGGTGTAAAAAATACAGGCTCTAACGCCTTTAAATATGTAGTGAGTGCCTTGGTGCGCTCATTCACTAATTCCCAAGTAGTTGAGATCGATAAGCTTACTGATGAGCTTGGAGTGTTAGTACTAATCTCTCCGGACAATGGAGAGCTTAAGGAGGCAATGGCTACTAACAATATTCAGAAGATTGTCGTGTTTGGTACCTTACCCGAGGAATATTCAACTAAACTTGGCTTTGAATATAGATCTTGGCCAAGTGGTAATTGGCCAGATGCACCTACAGCAGAGACATACCAATATTCTGAAAGTCCAGCTAAAATAAACTACGTAAAGAATATAGATACCAATTTTTCGCCTATTGAAAGCAGAGCAATGGAACGCTTTGACTTTACAGACGAGTGGAATAATTTAGGTTTTGGTGCAGTTCGTCATCGAGGCGATATATGGTCACTATCTGCTCCTATCCATTTTGATAGTCAATATACAGTCGCAAATGTAGATGATGGGGGGGCAACTATCTGCACATACAGCGCATTAGTAGATTGTAGTGATAAATCTATATTGTGGTTCAATAGAGAAGTTGGTCCTCTGGACTCGTATGAGTGGCAGCTTGTAGAGATTTTTTTGTCATCCTATAAAGCATCGGCATTAATTTGCTATCCAGCGTTGCTAGAACTGCCTCAAGGGCATGATGCTGTGGTGACTATGCGGTTAGATTGTGATGAAGATATTGAGTCCAGTCGGGATCTTTGGAATGCTTATTGCGAAGAAAAGATCCCATTTTCACTCGCGGTTCATACAAGTAATTTGAATGACACAAGACACTTCGCCTTAATGCAAGAAGTTCAGCAAGGCGGAGGCGCGATCCTATCTCATACCGCCACCCACGCTCCTAACTGGGGAGGGACATATGAGAGTGCATTATCGGAAGCAAAAGTTTCCGCTCAGCTAATCGAAAATGTAATCAAAGAACCAGTTCAGTATGCTGTATCTCCATTCCATCATACTCCAATATATGCGCTTCAGGCTCTGAGCGATGCTGGCTATCTTGGATGTATTGGAGGGATTATTAAGAATGACCCAGAGTTTCTCACTTTTAATGGTGGGAACTTACCAGATCTTCCAAATACTTTTATTGCCCATTCTCAACAAGTGATGTTGCATGGAGATTGCCTTTTAAAGGATGGTGGAGACCCCATTAGAATATACAAAGAAGCATTCGATCTTGCTAAAAGCAGTTACACCATGTTTGGATATCTTGATCACCCTTTTTCAGAAAGATATCAATATGGGTGGGCTAGTGAAGAGCAGCGCGTGAAAGTCCATATTAAGTTAATAGAATACATACGAATGAACTCTACTTCACCTTGTTTTTTAAACGAAGTTCAAGCGATGGAATTCATTCAAGATAAAGCTAAAACTCTTGTGAGCACTCGAAATAATGAGCCTGTTATATATCTTGAGGCCGGGTACCATAAGGTTAGCCCTCTAGTACCAAAGTTATTGTATAAAGGAATTGTAAAAGAGGTCGCTTTTAGTGAAAGCTAGTGAAACCACAATAATACTTTTTTCTACTGCAGACTGGAGTGAACCATACTGGACTAACAAGCAGCATATGGCGCAGACTTTGACCTCTCTTGGTTATTCAGTAGTCTATGTGGAGAGTGTAGGTATACGCTCTCCAAAACTCAATAGCTCCAAAGATATAAAGCGCATCGTTAATCGAGTTGTTAGTGGGCTCAAGACAGTTTTTTTCGGAGGGAAGAGAGAGAAAGGCAACTTTGCTGTTTTATCGCCACTGGTTATTCCTAACCCTAACAACCATCAATTTCTTTCAAAGGTGAATAACACTCTTTTATCCTTTTTGGTCAATCGTGAAGTCAAGGCGTTTAAATTACCCAATATAATAACATGGACATATCATCCTTATATTCTAGATTTGTTAGAAACATTTGATAGTCAAAAAGTTATTTATCATTGTGTTGATGATCTGTCTCAAATTCCTGGGATTGATGAACTAAGCTTTAAGCAGCAAGAGGAACGCTTTCTTCCGGTTTGTGATACGGTATTTGTTACCACTAGAGCCTTAGAGGAAAGGTGTTCAGTATATAACAACTCAGTTCACTACCACGGGAACGTTGTAGATTTTAACCATTTTGCGTATCCAAAAAAAATATCTAATCCAATGCTAGAGTCAATTTCAAGTAACTCAAAGCGTAAGGTTGTATACCATGGCGTTTTATCTGACTTTAAAGTCGACTTTTCTCTATTTTATGATATAGCGCTTAATGCTCCTGAGTATGATTTTTATATCATTGGGCAAGAAAGGGAAGGGCAACGGAATCGTACGCTTCAAAGCATAGCATCATTATCTAATGTTCATCATATTGGATATGTATCTTATGAAGAGCTACCTTCATTCTTGAGCCATATGGACGTGGCTTTACTACCATCACAAATCAATGAATACACGCACTCAATGTTTCCGATGAAATTTTATGAGTATGTTGCAGCAAGGCTTCCAGTGATATCTACTCCACTGGGGTTTACTGAATATACTAAAAATGAAGCTTTAAGTGTTGCTTCCACTGCAAGTGATTTTACTATATTGATTGAACAGCATATTAAAAATGGGAAGCTTGACCAAGTTGTTTCTGAGAGTATTGTCGGTGAGAATACATGGTTAGGTAGGACGAATAAAATGCTAAGTGTTTTGAGGGAAGAGTAAGATGAAAGTTCTCTTTATTACATACCCAATGGCATTTCACACCCCCGGAGGTGGAGAAATTCAGTTATTGGCTTATAAAAGAACGCTAGAAAAAAAAGGTATTCAGGTCGATTTGTTTAATCCATGGGAGCCCAATTTCTTAGATTATGATGTCGTGCATTACTTTTCGTGTGTCGGTGGCTCAATTCATATTTGTAACTTTATAAAAACGCTGGGTATTCCTCTTGTTATTACATCTAGCCTTTGGGTTACAGAGGAAAGTAAACACTTATATCCAGTGGATGAAATTCGACATCAACTTTCTATGGCAGATGCTATTGTCACAAATTCAGATGCAGAGAGCGATGAGTTATCAAATGTATTGGATTTAGAGAGGGCTAAATTCAAGACAGTGTATAATGGGATAGATGATGTTTTTTTTGAGGAAGTCGATGGGAGCCTATTCAAAGATAAGTTTGATATTCAAGATGATTTTGTATTGAACGTAGGAAATATTGAGTCGAGAAAAAATCAGCTTAATCTCGTCAAAGCAATGCATCGAATACCGAATATAAAACTAGTGTTGATAGGGCATGTTAGAGACTCTGGTTATTTCGAGCTTGTAAAGAGCAGCGCGCTTCCGAGTCAGCTTATTTATCTTGGCCCACTTGAGTCTGATTCAGAGTTATTAAGAGCGGCTTACAAAGCCGCTTCAGTTTTTTGTTTGCCAAGTACATTGGAAACGCCAGGGCTTGCAGCACTAGAAGCCATGTCTTTAAGCTGCCCGTCCAGTGTTACCAAGATTGGTGCGACAAGAGAATATTTTGGGGAAAACATAGCTAATATAGACCCTAATGATATTGCTAGTATTAGTGATTCTATAATTAATCGTTTGAATATTGGTAATAACGAATGTGTCTCCGTCGAAAAATTTAGGTGGGATACGGTTGTAGATGACCTTATAGAAGTTTATAAGAGTGTTTTATGAAAAAAGAATTAACGAATGAAGAATTGAAAGAGGCTTTACAAGCTGGTTTTACCCAGGCTCAGGGAGTGAAAGGTTGGAATGTAGACTATGTACCAAAGGCTGAAGAAAAATTCTCACATGAAGAAATGGATGTAAAAGCCATTGCGTATTATTTACCGCAGTTTCACCC
Encoded here:
- the rfbD gene encoding dTDP-4-dehydrorhamnose reductase, which produces MKIMITGCNGQVGTCLVEQLKGKAELLAVDYKDLDITQQEAVMESVTQFNPDFIINAAAHTAVDKAEEEIESSYAINRDGPKYLAEAAQQCGAVMLHISTDYVFDGQGEKAYRESDMTGPQGIYGESKLAGEKAVAEVCEKYLILRTAWVFGESGNNFVKTMLRLAESRSELSVVGDQFGGPTYAGDIASALIKMAEVVDSGSKVDWGIYHFSGMPYASWFEFAKEIFTIAQTQGVIEKQPSLLSIPTSAYPTPAKRPANSRMDCGKIAQQFDIKPSDWQQALQSISDYK
- the rfbB gene encoding dTDP-glucose 4,6-dehydratase, whose product is MKILVTGGAGFIGSAVVRHIIENTNDSVVNVDCLTYAGNLESLASVENNERYVFERVNICDRAELDRVFSEHNPDAVMHLAAESHVDRSITGPAAFIETNVVGTYTLLEATRAYWNVLSSDAKQSFRFHHISTDEVYGDLMHPDEVDSGTELPMFLEATPYAPSSPYSASKASSDHLVRAWLRTYGLPTIVTNCSNNYGPYHFPEKLIPLVILNALEGKELPIYGKGDQIRDWLFVEDHARALYKVVTEGCIGETYNIGGHNEKRNLEVVETICSILDVLVPKDSPYAEQITYVQDRPGHDRRYAIDSSKMQQELGWTPVETFETGLNKTVQWYLENQKWCQNVQDGSYQRERLGVE
- a CDS encoding glycosyltransferase; the protein is MKASETTIILFSTADWSEPYWTNKQHMAQTLTSLGYSVVYVESVGIRSPKLNSSKDIKRIVNRVVSGLKTVFFGGKREKGNFAVLSPLVIPNPNNHQFLSKVNNTLLSFLVNREVKAFKLPNIITWTYHPYILDLLETFDSQKVIYHCVDDLSQIPGIDELSFKQQEERFLPVCDTVFVTTRALEERCSVYNNSVHYHGNVVDFNHFAYPKKISNPMLESISSNSKRKVVYHGVLSDFKVDFSLFYDIALNAPEYDFYIIGQEREGQRNRTLQSIASLSNVHHIGYVSYEELPSFLSHMDVALLPSQINEYTHSMFPMKFYEYVAARLPVISTPLGFTEYTKNEALSVASTASDFTILIEQHIKNGKLDQVVSESIVGENTWLGRTNKMLSVLREE
- a CDS encoding phenylacetate--CoA ligase family protein; this encodes MKRDSFILKASEYGFSRPPLSFLKGMASAYLAYPIAEKLEKRNVTKKLREMECYYKLSFIERESILRKNLFNTLSFAKENVPYYRDLFKKVSFCPESINKDIKYLNDVPFLTKDIIREQGPRLLSNPLEQIRHHVCKTGGSTGLSCFIYYDQYAADYSSAVTLFSRASIGNTKSKSELHFACRFLGEEQPDWPNREDFKCFAMNRSNIFFSSLDEIGLDEIIRTLKNRRPHLIHAHPSTIYSLACYIERKHKSMHLFDVFESSGELLEDYMRDKIQKVLCCKVINRYGLAELGVMAYQFEGRSDMFVYDSEGYPESFRHDNNRNELVFTGFRNRLMPLIRYRTGDLATVEKRPDGFYLANVTGRIHDVVILNGKEFPTHHIQDVLDHRVGGIQEFQIDTRSAKPILRLVLELTANRDETKAKIEHYWPNAFDIQFVGHDDFIRVGHRSKFRHVVDR
- a CDS encoding ABC transporter ATP-binding protein, translating into MSVNLTAENLTVEFPIYENSHRSLKKKVINMTTGGKIGSDAGKHPVVRALDGLNFNIKEGDRVGLVGHNGSGKTTLLRVLNGVYSPVQGSLKATGRIASLLDVSMGLDPDATGFENIFIKGLMDGLSPDVIKGKIDEIADFTELGEYLNLPVKTYSSGMMLRLAFSISTSVEADIIIMDEWLSVGDAAFNQKASERLTSLIDKSSILVIASHDPNLIENVCNRKIHMEHGKIISDERV
- a CDS encoding glycosyltransferase family 4 protein, whose protein sequence is MKVLFITYPMAFHTPGGGEIQLLAYKRTLEKKGIQVDLFNPWEPNFLDYDVVHYFSCVGGSIHICNFIKTLGIPLVITSSLWVTEESKHLYPVDEIRHQLSMADAIVTNSDAESDELSNVLDLERAKFKTVYNGIDDVFFEEVDGSLFKDKFDIQDDFVLNVGNIESRKNQLNLVKAMHRIPNIKLVLIGHVRDSGYFELVKSSALPSQLIYLGPLESDSELLRAAYKAASVFCLPSTLETPGLAALEAMSLSCPSSVTKIGATREYFGENIANIDPNDIASISDSIINRLNIGNNECVSVEKFRWDTVVDDLIEVYKSVL
- a CDS encoding ABC transporter permease, producing the protein MRDVVRDTDQSLRNGFFSKYMNRWHSHTGKDDIQVGIFSYHVWTTLGWHDIKQRYRRSVLGPFWFTLSTLIMVGVLGVLYSTLLNQEIKDYLPYLGVGLVVWQYISTCFNEGSNTFISYGFIMKQARMPITTHVMRVVWRNFIILLHSLPVVIFLMIAFGHNLTIDFLWVVPGLIVVLLNTVWISIVLSILCARFRDILPIVANIIQVAFFFTPIMWSKDLLKDRSWAADINPFHHMIEIVRAPILGSELELLSWVFAIVTMVVGFLFAHYLMVKCRDRVPYWL
- the rfbA gene encoding glucose-1-phosphate thymidylyltransferase RfbA, with amino-acid sequence MKGIVLAGGSGTRLYPLTRGVSKQLLPIYDKPMVFYPISTLMLAGIKDILVITTPEDNEGFKRLLGDGSDFGINLEYAIQPSPDGLAQAFIIGEKFIGDDSVCLVLGDNIFYGQHFSESLQSASQNDFGSTVFGYQVKDPERFGVVEFDNNMKAVSIEEKPTEPKSNYAVTGLYFYDNRVVNFAKQVEPSERGELEITSINEMYLKDGSLNVELLGRGFAWLDTGTHESLHEASSFVQTIEHVQGLKVACLEEIAWRQGWLSDSQIEKLAKPMLKNDYGQYLMSLLEGK
- the rfbC gene encoding dTDP-4-dehydrorhamnose 3,5-epimerase, whose protein sequence is MKVIDTNIPDVKIIEPAVFGDDRGFFMETWQQKKFEELVTGKPTHFVQDNHSKSKKGILRGLHYQTENTQGKLVRVVSGEVFDVAVDVRKDSPTFGQWVGVYLSEENKRQLWVPEGFAHGFYVTSEEAEFVYKCTDYYNNSAEHSILWNDKELAITWPISENEQPILSAKDSIGNVFLEAAYL